From Oryza sativa Japonica Group chromosome 4, ASM3414082v1, one genomic window encodes:
- the LOC4336227 gene encoding pentatricopeptide repeat-containing protein At4g38010, translating into MPASSLRLRALLASPAPLPARALLAAHALLLTSGLAADSALLAHFARHLASAAARSSSSAAAASAFRALLLLRPRCAHPFNALISSLTHAGDPSAAFRAFALLLVASGAGAGARPDGYTLPAALKACARLGGGLREGCQAHAVAEKAGFLGRVPVQNALVTFYGACGQCGDARKVFDEMAERDVVSWTALLSAFTRGGMFMEALGVLAEMDVTPNEVTLASVLVACGNLGTARAGKAVHGWYFRREKELNLIVGNALLDMYVKCEKLDLARRVFDMLLARDIVSWTVMISGLVQCKRPSEALEVFNAMQISGVKPDKVVLSTVLSACASLGALESGRWVHEYIERKGIEWDVHVGTSVVDMYVKCGCLDTAVSIFQEMPLKNVSSWNALINGFALHGRGREALDCFDRMVASGLHPNEVTFITVLGACCHSGLVQEGRQLFELMTKSYKLSPWEDHYGCMVDLLGRAGLIQEAYDVIKAMPMRPGVFTWVTLLSACQAHGRMDFSQQILMHIHELESSGNGIYVLLSNMYAVSDRWADVGKARGFMNEKGMQKEPGSSVIEVNGKTCEFLVGQQNHLYMDDVRAMLSILMKQIHLDGL; encoded by the coding sequence ATgccagcctcctccctccgcctccgcgccctcctcgcgtcgccggcaccgctccccgcgcgcgcgctcctcgccgcccacgCCCTCCTGCTCACGTCCGGCCTCGCCGCGGACTCCGCCCTCCTCGCGCACTTCGCCAGGCACCTCGCCTCCGCGGccgcgcgctcctcctcctccgccgccgccgcctccgccttccgcgcgctgctcctcctccgcccgcgcTGCGCACACCCGTTCAACGCTCTCATCTCCAGCCTCACCCATGCGGGCGACCCCTCCGCGGCGTTCCGCGCCTtcgcgctcctcctcgtcgcgtccggcgcgggcgcgggcgcgcggccGGACGGGTACACGCTCCCCGCGGCGCTCAAGGCGTGCGCGCGGCTgggcggcggcctccgggaggGCTGCCAGGCGCACGCGGTCGCGGAGAAGGCCGGGTTCCTGGGGCGCGTCCCTGTGCAGAACGCGCTGGTCACGTTCTACGGTGCCTGCGGCCAGTGTGGCGACGCGaggaaggtgttcgacgaaatggcAGAGCGGGACGTTGTGTCATGGACCGCGCTGTTGTCTGCGTTCACCAGGGGAGGTATGTTCATGGAGGCTCTCGGGGTCCTTGCTGAGATGGACGTTACACCGAACGAGGTAACACTGGCAAGCGTGCTTGTCGCTTGTGGAAATCTGGGGACGGCACGGGCTGGGAAGGCCGTGCATGGATGGTACTTCAGGCGGGAGAAGGAGCTGAACCTAATTGTTGGCAATGCTCTGTTAGATATGTATGTCAAGTGCGAGAAACTGGATCTTGCAAGGAGGGTATTTGACATGCTTTTGGCGAGGGACATTGTTTCATGGACGGTTATGATAAGTGGCTTGGTGCAGTGCAAGCGTCCTAGTGAAGCATTGGAGGTGTTCAATGCGATGCAGATATCGGGAGTGAAGCCAGACAAGGTTGTTCTTTCCACTGTCCTCTCAGCTTGTGCAAGCTTGGGCGCACTGGAGTCTGGTAGGTGGGTTCATGAGTACATAGAACGGAAGGGCATCGAGTGGGATGTGCATGTGGGGACTTCAGTTGTTGATATGTACGTCAAGTGTGGATGCTTGGACACCGCTGTTTCCATCTTCCAAGAGATGCCCCTCAAGAATGTATCTTCCTGGAATGCGTTGATCAATGGGTTTGCATTGCATGGTCGTGGCAGGGAGGCTCTTGACTGCTTTGACAGGATGGTTGCATCAGGTTTGCACCCCAATGAGGTCACTTTTATAACTGTCCTTGGTGCATGTTGCCACTCTGGTTTAGTGCAAGAAGGCCGTCAGTTGTTTGAGTTGATGACAAAGTCCTACAAGCTCTCACCTTGGGAAGATCATTATGGTTGCATGGTTGATCTTCTTGGAAGAGCTGGGCTCATCCAGGAAGCATATGATGTAATTAAAGCCATGCCTATGAGACCCGGTGTGTTCACATGGGTAACCCTACTAAGTGCATGCCAAGCTCATGGACGAATGGATTTCTCGCAGCAGATTCTTATGCATATCCATGAGTTGGAGTCCTCTGGGAATGGGATTTATGTCCTTCTCTCCAACATGTATGCAGTGAGTGATAGATGGGCAGATGTAGGGAAGGCGAGAGGGTTCATGAATGAGAAAGGCATGCAGAAGGAACCAGGATCCAGTGTGATTGAGGTGAATGGGAAGACCTGTGAATTCTTAGTTGGGCAACAGAACCATCTGTATATGGATGATGTACGTGCAATGCTTTCCATACTTATGAAGCAAATACATCTGGATGGTCTCTAG
- the LOC4336228 gene encoding protein FLOWERINGUS T, whose product MSRDPLVVGHVVGDILDPFNKSASLKVLYNNKELTNGSELKPSQVANEPRIEIAGRDIRNLYTLVMVDPDSPSPSNPTKREYLHWLVTDIPESANASYGNEVVSYESPKPTAGIHRFVFILFRQYVQQTIYAPGWRPNFNTRDFSALYNLGPPVAAVFFNCQRENGCGGRRYIR is encoded by the exons ATGTCAAGGGACCCACTTGTCGTAGGACATGTTGTTGGGGATATCTTAGACCCATTCAACAAATCAGCATCACTCAAGGTCCTATACAACAACAAGGAATTAACAAATGGGTCTGAGCTCAAACCGTCACAGGTAGCAAATGAACCAAGGATTGAAATTGCTGGCCGCGACATAAGGAACCTTTACACTCTG GTGATGGTGGATCCTGACTCGCCAAGTCCAAGCAACCCAACAAAAAGAGAATACCTTCATTG GTTGGTGACAGACATTCCAGAATCGGCAAATGCTAGTTATG GAAATGAAGTTGTCAGTTATGAAAGCCCAAAACCAACTGCAGGGATACATCGTTTTGTCTTTATATTATTTCGCCAATATGTACAACAGACTATTTATGCACCAGGATGGAGACCAAATTTCAATACAAGAGATTTTTCCGCACTGTATAATCTTGGACCTCCTGTGGCAGCAGTGTTCTTCAATTGCCAGAGGGAGAACGGATGTGGAGGCAGACGGTACATTAGATAA